CACAATTTACTAATATTGAAAAGagttgaaaaattatgttttagtcAAAGTTAAATAGAAGAGTTTCGCCCCAAATCCtctcattttactattatatttaattttttcaataagTGAGAAAATTCAAGTCACATCATTCCTAACAATACAAACACCTAAAACAGCCATTAAATTAACTATATTCtcaccttaatttttttttattgtgggaAAAATATATAATCCATGTTCCAACAAAACAATTGTAATGATTAGTCTTCTATTTAATCATATCATTACATAAAAAAAGTTGCTCTCCCTATCTACACTTGTCTGCAACTATTTTGAtgctttgtgttttttttttaagcacTTAATCAATAGTTATTCGTTTCTTTTCGCCCTAAGCCACTTGAGCATGAAAAAATGCGCCCTAGCTTTTTCTTATTCTTGATTGAATTTGATGGTGTCACCTTTCTTTTGGACAACTTTGTAATATAATCAGATTCCACTTTTGTACTTAATCCCTTCTCCCTTTATTAACCATAATCtttgttatctttaaaataataatattcccAATCGTAATTAGTGGCTAGCTGTACCACCATTTTTAAAAGGTCAATGCCAATGTACCACCAAAATACTACTGTATATATACATCATGTTATACATCACATGATAAGCATGGATTTACTCCTAACACTATACGCACTTATATAAAGactgtaatatatatatatatatcatattaaagATCACATGAATAAGCATGGAATTACTCCTAACACTATATACACATTTACCCAAGACTGTATCCAGATCATTTGTTTACAGGTGATATATGTCGCCATTGATGCACAAATAATCTGCAGATTTTGGTGTAAAAAAGTTGCAGAATCATGATTATTTGTGAAAGATGCGTTGCTATCCCAATGAGATAATCAGTTTTAGGTAACCAATTTCAAGCTACTATTATAGATTGGTAGCTGACTGAATTCAGTTAATCAGTACATTATTTTTCCTTATACATCGTATATAACTAAGCATCTTGGCTATTGTTCAAATTCTTTTTCCCTTTGCCACAAAATATAGGGCAGCTGAGAGTGATAAGCTGAATATATTAGTTCCCAATGTAGAAATTcatatcatcatcatcaactgctttCTAAGGTTCTGATGCTTAAACTAATCACATCCCATTTTGGTGCCTTAAAGTAATTAGCAAGATAAGAAATGATGGTAAGATGGTACTAATGAAGTACtcattaaaactttaaaaaaaaggggggggggaggGAACAGTATTATATTATATCTCATTATATCTTAGGAATTTTCTTTTATGacgttaaatatattttattaaattagacaATGGTTAAAGTAGTGGATAGGGCACTTTGTACTGGGCCAATGCATTAATTCATCACTTTCAATCAAAGGTTAGCGTCCAAACTAATCTATTAAACTTAAGACTTTTGGCTCGGTGTTGGAATCTTTTGTCACAACACAATATggattaaaaatgaataaattaaaagggTCGAACATGGGTTGCCTTTCGCTGCCTGCAGCTACCCACTTGAAATATGGGATCTATGGCGTAGTTTCGCCAAGCTACCACATATATTTGTAATATCCCTTTCTTTTATGCATATTTGGGGTGTGCCctctagtttttttattttattttataagtcaAAACATGATTGTTGATAGGTTAGTTCCCAATAGTGTAACCAAATAGAAAAGGAGGCTATATGCAGAGACGCATGTGTTGCTCTCATGGCAGGTTCATGTGAAGTTAAAAAGATTTGACTCTATGGCATGGAGATCGAATCTCTTGGAAGGGAAATGACGTAGGAATTGTGCATTCTTCACTCTTGAGcatatttctttgttcttttgtcACACAGATTTCTTAAATTTAGTTTTGGTTTGACATGTGTATAGGCATGAGGCACTGGATTCTTTACTCATCACCTGTTGCTGCTTAGTCTCTATAACAATATGCTGTTATCTCGTTTTCTCTATTTATTTCTGGCAATATATATAATGGTAGGCCACTTCCAAGTTTATGCTTACTGTTTCGACACGTCTTCCATGCATCCAACACAACCGGAAACCTCAAACTACAGTATTCTTAGTGATGCAGCTTGTCATTGCCTTTAGGCCCATTTCTTGGTCTAAAAAACAACTGCAATAGCCGAAGCCCATTATCGAAGCCATTTTGGATCCCTAACGTAGCCCAAAATTTAGACCCAAATTTATCACTAAAAAACTGGTTCATCAAGGCGGGCTTTAGGGTCCCCCCAGTCATACCCAAACCTAACCCTgaaaatacattttaattttaggcTGAAAAAAAGGAGCCACATATACTACCCTACCTGCCGTTACGGTACACGCCATGTGTACTTCCCCTGTCGTGCGTGCCTGAGTTTTGTTACTTTCTTCTGCTCTAGTAAGTTCATACATATTCTTTCTTTCGTATTTGTTACGGGTAGATTCTTCAACTACATATTCGAATTCAATCATTCATAAAACTTGCATTGTTTCTGTTGGGAGTGAGTCTTTATATGTTGCTTTCAGGTGCGAAAAGATTTGTTTATATCTCCGCTGCTGATTTTGGCTTGGCAGGCTATTTACTTAAAAGGATACCTTTCTGTTTGCTTTATCTGTTTTGTATATCGTTATTGTctgattttaatatttgattctTAGCATTCTGCTCGAAAAGTGGTAGATTAGCATATACATTGAAAACATTTATTTTGATAAGTAATGGAACATATGACTCAAGAAGTCTTGTGGTTCACTAGCTGATTAGTATTCTCTTTTTCTTGTCCTGTTTGGCGCAGAGAGCTGCTGACCAAATTTCCATTCGGAGATGGGTTTTGTTATTCACTTGCTGTAATTTGTGCAAATATTCTGCACTTAACTTCCACATTGCTTCTTATTTCCTTATTGCTAATGGTAAGCTTGCTAAGTAATAACATGAAACTATCACCATCTAGCAGTTATGGTTCTTTACATCACTTAAAGATTTTGCGTTTCTTATTGCAGGAGATTTTGAGGCATGGCTTCATTCATGGAACGCGCACTGTTGGAAGCATGATGTTACCTCTAGGCGTTATTTGTTCACCACTGTAATGGTAAATCCATGtggttttaaatttctttttcttctgcaTGTAGTCTTCACTTGATCTGTTCCCTCACCTAAACCAGCAAAAAGGTTGGGTCCAATGATGCATCCCAGTTTATAGGGAGTTGGTGAGAATAGTCGGCATTTGATGCATGATGAAATATGCCTAGGTGTAATGGTTCGTGGAAAATTTTCTCACAAGTCATCGACTAAGATCACTTGTATCTCTGCAGGTTCTtcaacatgcaaaaccattgaacCAGCTACCACTAGTTGGACCCTTGTTCTCTCCTCCCGTTCATGTATCTTGCTGTTTCCAAGGTTGCAGTGAGAGCAGCAACTTATCCAGTTTTCCCCCCAGGCATCGTAGGTGTCAATGGAATGCAACAATTTAGCCAGCAAAGGTCAAGATAGATCAGTTGAACTTTGAGTTTTGCGCTGTTTCCTATTGTTTCCATCATGGCAAATATTGCTCGAGACACTCTTTCAGTTTTTGGAAAGTTACAGGCTTTGAAATAAACGAGTCCATGCCATTTGCAGAACACTCATCAGCACTCTCCGACAATGCATTTGCTGTCATCTGCATTTATGCGTAACATATTTTTGTCAGCGTGTGCATAACATGAAGACTATCTGCTGGGATAATATGAGCTTAAGCTTGTTTATTAAGAGGCAGTTAAAGTGATGAACTCACTGCAATTATGGGGATACGCTTTGGAGGTGTACAATCTGGTTGTAATGAATCAGAAGATGGTGAAGGCTTCTCTATCCCAGCCTTTGCTGCTTCATCCCAATTACCAGTTTCCTCAAAGGAACGAATCAATCTCGTTGTTTGAAGACCATCCATGACCGGCATGCACACATCCTGCAAGATAAAATTCGTAAATGGGTGCTAATAAACTCCAAGTCTTTCAGAACTCGAATGCAGACGTAAAACTTGAGCAGATTTAAACCCTGTAGAAAGCAACTCTTATATGCAGTAGGGAAGGAAAGAGAGGAAGGAATTACCATCAAGACAAGATCATAACTATGGTACTGAATTGCACGGACAGCTTCTACACCATTGTTCACAACATCTATTGTGTGGCCTAACTGCTTCATCATTGACCGCGTCACCattacattaattttattatcttCCACCAGGAGGATCTTTGGCTTTGAGATAGAATTTGATGCTTCTCGGCTGCTGTTTAAAGTGGACTGAAAACCGCTGTCAGATCTCTCCTGCCTCTCCGCTGGTAGCTGGGGCTCAGTTATCTTCACTTTCACATCCACCTCTCTGCTTGTCTCTGAGCAACTTGACACATCTCTGGTAGAAACTCTGTTCTCAGCATTTACAACATTGTGATGATGCTCGTCTCTGCAAATTGCACTTTCATTATCGTGGTCTGGGCTGTGACTAAATGAACTTTCAGGCTCAGGTGATATCTCTAAAGCTTCAGCAACAGAACAAGCATCCTCAACTAAATCCATCTCCTTTGTTTGACCATTACTCATGGGAAATGAATAGCAATTCTCTGAGAACCCATTAATTTTATGCGAATTCACATAGCCAATATTATGTGGTAATAAATTTTGGGTTCTGCTAGATCCATTAGAAGAAAATAGGGAACCCAAAGTACGTGGCTGGAATTGGAAAAAGCCAGCCGTTGCATCATCATCCGTAGCACCATGATCATCCATATCTGAGAGGTCGTCATCCGGGTCATCAGAATGATCACATGATAGAGAAACCTTGTAAGGTAAGATAAATGTAAATGTAGAACCGCAATGCACTTGGCTAGACACAGTGAGACGGCCGCCCATTAACTCAACCTGTAGCGAAGGCAAGGAATGTTAGGACTTAGTTTTGTACCAGCAAGAGTATCAATCAAATCTCTGCAAAAATCAACAACTTAAATCTTTCAagtaaaatgaaaatatgcttaaaatatatagatttaCAAACTTCCCAACTTTTCAATGATCTGGAATTTAGCATTGTTGAGAGTAATGAGCTGTAAGTAAACACTGCAGATATTTTGGCATGTGAAGAGCAACAGTGTCTTAAAAAGGAACTAGAAGATGTTGAAAACTCGGAAAGAATCTATTTATATTCTAATATCAAATTATATGCTTTTCTTAATTGCAAAACTAGGATAGTTAGTTAAACTAGACCTACTGAGATTTATATCATAATTATCTGATCTGCTAAACTGTTTCTTTAAGCAGAAGCAAGAAGAGGGAAGGCAAATTGTATCAATTGTGGCGGGGGAAAAACATTATTGTTGATGGAAGGAAGAATTCACCAGCTGTTTACATATTGCGAGGCCCAGTCCTGTCCCACCATACTTACGGGCATGATCGGCACTGACTTGCATGTACTTCTTAAAAAGTGTGGGTAAAGCATTTTCTGTCGCAGACACAGGAGAATGTATCAAGTTCTAACAAAACCTCTGGTTTCTTGTGATAATGCAAATGATTAAAGACAAGCATATTCATGTACCAGGTATGCCAATTCCAGTGTCATATACATCACAGCGAATCCAAACTGTTGTTTCAGGTAATTCTGCTTGCTCCTCGGTTACATCTATTGTTCCATTCGTTACTGGAGTACCACGTTCACTTTGTGAACGGTCTTGGCAAGAATCTTCGTGTTTCTTACCACGAAATCCTCTCTGATCACTGCTAGTTTGAGACGTTGATGTACATGTCTCTTCTTTCGGTACATTAGTTGTGGATTGATTAGCAGTTGATCCAGCAGACCCGTTCTGAGATCCTTCTTTTGCAAAAGGCGGCTCGGGGACTACATAAAGTTTTACTCCTACCTTTCCTTCATGTGTAAACTTGATCGCATTGCTGAAGAGAAAGAAAGGTTGTTCACATAACATGCAAGAAATGAAAGTAATGAATACTAATCATTCAGGAAGATTTTCTCAGCATAGTTGTCAGAACCATTCAGTTCCTAATGACAAAAAAAACTAAGTTCATAGTTGCTGGAACACATGACATTTAATTCTCTAAACAATCAGTTACACACAATGTTTTCATGATAATCTATAGGAAAGTTGAAACATGTGTTTTTGTAGTTCAATACCTGATCAAGTTGGTGAGAATTTGTCGAATTCTTAGCACATCTCCTATGACCTGAAATCAATGCATAAAGCTCCACAAAATGGGGGAGgatgaaaaaagaaatttaatttttttaaataaaatactcgaaggaaatgtgtcacAAGACTCTTACCTCAATAGGAACATCATCTGCTACATTTCCTTCCAACGTAAGAATCTTCCGCAATGATGCTGCAGCTGTCTGGAGAACATGCTTTACAACCTCTCTCGGTCGGAATTTTGTAGCCTCCAACTTCATGACACCTaaagaaacagagaaaagaaGACACATTTAGAAATTCTGAtatatgagaaaaataaaattccaTGATGGGGGGCATCCTAtattgagataaaaaaaagtaTGATGTGATTGTGAATCAGAAATACGACTTTCTAAACATGAACCGCAAATATCACACTTTAAGACCAAATCTCTCACACTTGTTGCTATATATAGTACTACACTGTTCAACTTGTGATTCATATGTGATGAGCAAAATaatgagattaaagaaattaatatacacaattgaatatttaaaaataacacgAGAATGAGATTTTTATGCAATTTTGGAGTAAAATCCAAACCTGATTCAACCTTGGAAAGGTCAAGGATGTCATTTATAAGTTGAAGGACCAAATCTCCTGAAGATATCATAACATCTAACAATTGTCTTTGCTCTCGGTCAAGTTTGGTTGTGGCCAAGATCTCTGCCATGCTAACAACCCCAGATAGAGGAGATCTTATCTCATGAGACATGGTTGCCAGCATCTGTTTTGCACGCATTGTCTCCTCTAGAGAAAGTGTAAAAAGAGGGCAAAGCAGAGTTAAAGGTATAGCAAAAGAGTAATTCACAAATATTCAGTTGTCACTTAGTTGATGAACCTGTTATGTGTATGGTTCTGTTGAGTTCTGTTTCCTTTGCCTTTTGTACGGCAATCTCCTCTCGTATCTTTATCATCCTTTCCCTTTTCCGTACCTATACAATCAGAAACATAAATACGCATTTTTCGCCTTTTCAATTAATAGCTTAAACAACCAATATGAACAAACAGAATGTACCTGATCTGTTATATCCATGCCCATGTAATTTATACCAATAGTCTCCCCTGCCTTGCTGAAAACAGGTTCCACATATATCAAGAACGTTTTCGACCCAAATAGTTCTGTCTCAAATGTGATTTCTCTTTTTGCAGGCAATCCTTTATCCATCACTTCTTTTTTAAAATCCTGAGACTCCTTAACACCAGATCCAGTAAAAATTTCCACATCTGTTTTTCCTAAAATGTCCTGAAATGAGAACACGTTATAGTTCTTATGCCACTCACTGTAAATAAAAGGGACTGCAGAAGGAGAGGAAGTTACAATCAAAAACTATATTACGATAACAATCGTGCTCACAACCAATACTTCAACAAAAGATTATCAAACCTTGAATAAGAACTTCTGGTGCAATAAATTACCTCCTCTTGTAAACTTGGAAAATGGTTATAAATAAAGCGATACCGCAGCTCTTTATCCTGGTTGATCAAATAACAAGTTTCATTAGTTGAAAGATTATACTATGTCTCCTCATGCTTTGGCTAATTTTGGAAACTTTAGTTGATGATATCTCATCTACTGAAAAGATAAACTATTTAACAGCTTTTAAATTGACATTACTCAAAAGCTTAAAGCAATGAATTATGTGCAtggaataaagtttaattgtgAGGCAGCTTCTCATATCACTACATTTTTCTTGATTACCTGATGCCCAAACACAACGGGTGCAGTTTGAAGTACAAAATGTAAGAAATTATCTGCTCTTTTAAGAACTTGGGACAACTCTTCTACTGGTGAAGACTGTTTTTCCAGATTTTTTATGCTTTCCTGCAACTTTTCCATGAGTAGCTGCTCTCTCTGCATGCTTGCTTCCAGCATTTTCTCCAAGTGCGTGGCTCGCTGCTTCCAGTATATGACAGTATCATACTCGGCATCAATTTCAACTCTTTTACTTGGAACCATAATATTATTTTTCCTCCGAGGAACTTCTTGCCATATATCATAAATGCCATCCAGTATGGAAATCGGGCGTTTATCTCCTCCATACCTTTCCTCGAAACGATGTTCCTCCAATATCTCTAATTTCTGGAGCTCAGATTCCTCTCTTTGTCTGCTTAAATTGTCAAGTTCTTCTCTAAGAAGACGAACAGCATTCGCTTGCTTATATTCCCAGTGTTTTACAAGGTATGCTAACTGAGACGAGCCCTTGTCTGTATAATTAGTTAGCTCTATAAGATGTTGGAAATCAACTATGGTTGGCTCCCCCACAATTGTTACCTCTTCCAACATATCTTGGTCACCTCTTGGGTTTTCTACATTAAACTGCTTCCCAGCTTCATGTTCAATATCTTCAGGCCACATTGAAGAAAGGACTTCGACGTCCATGTCTTCAATTGGATCGGTCTCCATCTTACAAACCATGGAAATCAGTTAATTACAACCTGTTTGAACTGTTGAGGACATAAATCAACATCAATAGATCACCAATCTATGCTTCTCGTACGTCTCTATAAATCATCTTTTAATCAGAGCAGATCCTGCAACATAAAGTATCGAGCTTGAGCCTTCAACATAAAGTCAATAAACCATTGATTCTAAGATTTGTCCAGCTTTACTGCTTCATTTCAAGTCAAATTTTATTTGAAAGCGAATTAAATGACAAAGATGTGTAGCTCTCGGAACAGAAAATTGTAGAAAACCATGGCAAccagagaaagaaaataatagatATGTTGACTGAGGTGGAAAAACAGCGATTGGACACGAAATAAACGGTAGAAATCTCTTTATTCGACGGAAATATAAATTCCAAAAGTTGAtagaattttatatattaaaaagatgaaaagaaaagctTTGAAAGTTTCAAGGGAAAGGAATCAGAGATTCAAAGTCATGCTGGGGAGAAGAAGCTAAATTTCGCTAAACATTTTGATCATTGATCATTAGCAACAGCTCACATTCTAAACCAGAAGTAAAAGGGAAGTCATCGGAATTCAAGATAATGATCCTGAAAAAAGTGCAAGATTCATTAAACAGAACAACCGAGGATAAGTTTATCCAATAGATACGAGTGAACAAACACACTACgtgttttccttttcctttttcttaaataaaagcgAATTAGGCGATCAATTAAGATTAAGCAAACACAAACAAACCACATTAGTAAGCTAACCTTTGAGATTGAATCACATACAGTTCTGAAAATAACAAAGCCTTGACGGATAAGAAGAACAAGCAACAGGTTGACGACAACAtccaaaactcaaaatatttTTCACTGTAGATCTGAGGAATACCTTTTCTGTCCAGATATTCAGTCAACAGCCTTCAAATGCTAATGAATAACTCTTttttaatgcaaaaaaaaaaaagaagaaaaaaaaaacgaaaggGAAGAAGAAAGGCTGAAGCGGGCAAGTTATAagaggagagagagagaggagagcATGTGactgaaaagaaaaacaaaaatgtaGGAGAAAAGAAGCCATGTGCGATCAGAGGTCAAAAACAATAGATAATTCTCTGAATCTtgccttcttcttttttccttagTATTTTATATGTATGAAGTGTATTTTTGTGGGAGTTGTCTGCTTCTCACCGTGTGGAGGGGAAAAGGGAGaggattattttttaaatttgggtgCCTTCGCTGTACGTATTATAACAATTGATATATGTTATCAGTAGCAAATGATGAAtgtattattatgattttataatgTGTATTTCCTTGTTGGAACATCAATAAAACGTTATCATTTCatcaattctaaaataaattctTCTGTATCCATTTATCTTCTCTATCTCATTTTAagttcaattaatttattttaaaattaaattgcttttacttttttattttttttattttcttctatcTTTAAAAACACCATCCACTCTTTCTTATACAAGAAATTTGAAACTAAATTTTCAAGTATTTGTTTTTAtgggaaaatttattttaatatgtttatctctttaaaaattaattaagtgacAGTTTTATTGGTGTCTAAAAATTAAAGATGTTAGaattattgtaatataatttttttattaatgatatgtaacgtaaattttaaatatataaataaattaactttatatatttaaggtaaattattattgatatatatcattatatataactatgttattataatatataatatgtgtTATACCACCTTTGCAAATCACCCTATTAAGCACACTTTTACCATCGACTACCTTCGTCAAAATGAGATTAATTGGCACCCTACATCTAGAGGCCCTTCCATATAATATGCTTACAATGGCATCTCATATCTCTCGTATAAAAGCTCTCTAGTTCAATAAATAGGCCTATGTTACAATTTTCACACTCTACTCTACAACCAATCTTTCTCGCCATTTCTCCTCCTCCTTTGCTACTTCTCTTTGACAGCTTTTCGTCTTTTGCACCTCGCCaactttttttcttattaattctTTGTATTAACAAGTTATTATagtaattaataaacattttaatcCAATTTCAAGGGATACTAAATTAGACAAGCCTCGTTTAATATTGCCTAAAAAGATTAAAGAAATATCAGTTTATAAatcaagtaaaaattaaaataaacaaaaatacattgatatatttttttcatagaaatgaatatttttaaaaatcaataaaaacactATGAGAGGTTAGAACTGCCTTAACTGGGTTTAATCATAAGCAAATTGTGGATTATTGTGATACAATCCCTTTCTTTCACTATATTATAAACATGTGTCTGAGTATTGTATAGAAAATTTTGATGCATGTGCCttttagagagagaaaaaaaagacatgattaaatatgtttaatatcatgtttaaactaatatgtaatacttaaattgataaataagtCTAAGATatgattaataaaaatattgatactttcaatacttaattagaatattttaaagtttacatCAATATTTTGAAGGCATTTAATGCTATTAAcctcaaaattcaaataatttaattttttaataaacaaatgTACTTAAAATTACACATAACTTCTTCTCAGctcttaaataaaagaaaaaatatattttattatattcaaaattacatttttttatactgacaataaaaataatatcaacgAAGTAAAACAACTTAATTTC
The sequence above is drawn from the Gossypium hirsutum isolate 1008001.06 chromosome A05, Gossypium_hirsutum_v2.1, whole genome shotgun sequence genome and encodes:
- the LOC107937931 gene encoding histidine kinase 5, which codes for MVCKMETDPIEDMDVEVLSSMWPEDIEHEAGKQFNVENPRGDQDMLEEVTIVGEPTIVDFQHLIELTNYTDKGSSQLAYLVKHWEYKQANAVRLLREELDNLSRQREESELQKLEILEEHRFEERYGGDKRPISILDGIYDIWQEVPRRKNNIMVPSKRVEIDAEYDTVIYWKQRATHLEKMLEASMQREQLLMEKLQESIKNLEKQSSPVEELSQVLKRADNFLHFVLQTAPVVFGHQDKELRYRFIYNHFPSLQEEDILGKTDVEIFTGSGVKESQDFKKEVMDKGLPAKREITFETELFGSKTFLIYVEPVFSKAGETIGINYMGMDITDQVRKRERMIKIREEIAVQKAKETELNRTIHITEETMRAKQMLATMSHEIRSPLSGVVSMAEILATTKLDREQRQLLDVMISSGDLVLQLINDILDLSKVESGVMKLEATKFRPREVVKHVLQTAAASLRKILTLEGNVADDVPIEVIGDVLRIRQILTNLISNAIKFTHEGKVGVKLYVVPEPPFAKEGSQNGSAGSTANQSTTNVPKEETCTSTSQTSSDQRGFRGKKHEDSCQDRSQSERGTPVTNGTIDVTEEQAELPETTVWIRCDVYDTGIGIPENALPTLFKKYMQVSADHARKYGGTGLGLAICKQLVELMGGRLTVSSQVHCGSTFTFILPYKVSLSCDHSDDPDDDLSDMDDHGATDDDATAGFFQFQPRTLGSLFSSNGSSRTQNLLPHNIGYVNSHKINGFSENCYSFPMSNGQTKEMDLVEDACSVAEALEISPEPESSFSHSPDHDNESAICRDEHHHNVVNAENRVSTRDVSSCSETSREVDVKVKITEPQLPAERQERSDSGFQSTLNSSREASNSISKPKILLVEDNKINVMVTRSMMKQLGHTIDVVNNGVEAVRAIQYHSYDLVLMDVCMPVMDGLQTTRLIRSFEETGNWDEAAKAGIEKPSPSSDSLQPDCTPPKRIPIIAMTANALSESADECSANGMDSFISKPVTFQKLKECLEQYLP